AAAATCAAACTTAGGAGTGTCGCCGGTCAGCTCGATTCCATATACCATCACCTGTATCACCGGGCTTGAGATGGGAAAAGCAACGATTTTATTTCACATTGTGTTAGTTCTGCTGCAGGTTTTAATTTTAAGAAGCGCATTTCAAATGAAGAATCTATTGCAGGTTGTAGTTGGAATATTGTTTGGCTATTTTACGACATTTTCGAATTACCTGTTTTCCTTTTTACCATCGACAGACAATCTTGTAATTCGTATGCTGCTGATGCTTTTTAGCACCGTTTTAATTGCGATTGGCATTTTCTTTTACCTGCCTGCCGATATTGTGCCACTGGCGGGAGAGGGAGCCATGAAGGCGATTTCGGATAAGACAAATATTGTATTTAGTAAAGTAAAAATGGGATTTGATATTTCGATGGTCGTAATTTCGCTGATTTCCTGT
This genomic window from Roseburia sp. 831b contains:
- a CDS encoding YczE/YyaS/YitT family protein, with the protein product MRKRVTEKIRKENYAVRFPVYIIGLFIMTLGVSMSVKSNLGVSPVSSIPYTITCITGLEMGKATILFHIVLVLLQVLILRSAFQMKNLLQVVVGILFGYFTTFSNYLFSFLPSTDNLVIRMLLMLFSTVLIAIGIFFYLPADIVPLAGEGAMKAISDKTNIVFSKVKMGFDISMVVISLISCLLILRKLGSVGVGTIVAAVLVGAVLGVLTKLFEEKRDRFLQGNA